In one window of Frigoriglobus tundricola DNA:
- a CDS encoding TIGR02996 domain-containing protein: protein MSDQAALLAAITANPDDDVPRLVYADWLDENRPDETPSPAAGPSARADYIRVQCRLARRPFDEPDYPDLLERERDLADWLNTHAPDPEPNLPEDLEWFSEFDGGEWGAFARGFPDEAEYTEYDDEPDENVARLLTALPEAFARTTVRSLRLADAYGEEVVGLLDSPVAAGLRGLALSDIADDNEADAVRAIATSTHLTGLRKLSLDFYVEDDDLRRLARADHLGSLESLSLDYPSPLGLRPLGAARWFRNLRALQLWMDSRDALKAVAELPEMPNLVSLSLRGAVAPTAAAVRKFATSDSFPRLARLELDSTRLTPELVAGLARGTWPLRHLKLHRVAVRRVGAEALAAAPFAETLGVLELPECDVTAGGVQALAAAGALAGLKRLDLSANPIGPGGLAALARSRHFGGLRGLNLSDCNGTKAPLDAAALLHFLTALGCPELRHLELDRMPVGVRGARVLAAGGPFANLTRLGLAECGLRENGARALVGSSSLGHLTVLDMPDNAAGKGASRVADPTVFPRLGRCNLSRNRIPKWPLARLRKRRGVQV, encoded by the coding sequence CGCCTGGCCCGCCGCCCGTTCGACGAGCCCGATTACCCCGACCTCCTCGAACGCGAACGCGACCTCGCCGACTGGCTCAACACGCACGCCCCCGACCCGGAACCGAACCTGCCCGAGGACCTGGAGTGGTTCAGCGAGTTCGACGGCGGCGAGTGGGGCGCGTTCGCCCGCGGCTTTCCGGACGAGGCCGAGTACACCGAGTACGACGACGAGCCCGACGAGAACGTGGCCCGCCTCCTCACCGCGCTGCCGGAGGCGTTCGCCCGGACCACCGTCCGGTCGCTGCGGCTGGCGGACGCCTACGGCGAGGAGGTCGTCGGCCTGCTGGACAGCCCCGTGGCGGCGGGGCTGCGGGGGCTGGCCCTCAGCGACATCGCCGACGATAACGAGGCCGACGCCGTCCGCGCGATCGCGACCTCCACGCACCTGACCGGCCTCCGCAAGCTGTCCCTCGATTTCTACGTCGAGGACGACGACCTGCGCCGGCTGGCCCGGGCCGACCACCTGGGCTCGCTCGAGAGCCTGTCGCTGGACTACCCGTCGCCGCTGGGGCTCCGGCCGCTCGGCGCGGCCCGCTGGTTCCGCAACCTCCGCGCGCTCCAGTTGTGGATGGACAGCCGCGACGCGCTGAAGGCGGTGGCCGAACTGCCGGAGATGCCGAACCTCGTGTCGCTGAGCCTGCGCGGGGCGGTCGCCCCGACGGCCGCCGCGGTGCGCAAGTTCGCGACCTCGGACTCGTTCCCGCGGCTGGCGCGATTGGAACTCGACAGCACGCGCCTCACGCCGGAACTGGTCGCGGGACTGGCCCGCGGGACGTGGCCGCTGCGGCACCTGAAGCTCCACCGGGTCGCGGTGCGCCGCGTCGGGGCCGAGGCGCTGGCGGCCGCGCCGTTTGCCGAAACACTTGGGGTACTGGAGCTGCCGGAGTGCGACGTCACCGCCGGCGGGGTGCAGGCGCTGGCCGCGGCCGGGGCGCTCGCGGGGCTGAAGCGGCTCGACCTGTCGGCCAACCCGATCGGCCCCGGCGGGCTGGCGGCGCTGGCCCGGAGCCGCCACTTCGGCGGCCTGCGGGGGCTCAATCTGTCCGACTGCAACGGCACGAAGGCGCCGCTCGACGCGGCCGCCCTCCTGCACTTTCTGACCGCGCTGGGGTGCCCCGAGCTGCGGCACCTGGAACTGGACCGCATGCCGGTCGGGGTCCGCGGCGCCCGGGTGCTCGCGGCCGGCGGCCCGTTCGCCAACTTGACGCGGCTGGGCCTCGCCGAGTGCGGGCTGCGCGAGAACGGGGCGCGGGCGCTCGTGGGGTCCTCGAGCCTCGGTCACCTGACGGTCCTGGACATGCCCGACAACGCGGCCGGTAAGGGCGCGTCGCGGGTCGCCGATCCGACCGTGTTCCCGCGGCTCGGCCGGTGCAACCTGAGCCGCAACCGCATCCCGAAGTGGCCCCTCGCCCGCCTCCGCAAGCGGCGGGGCGTGCAGGTGTGA